One Ornithorhynchus anatinus isolate Pmale09 chromosome 2, mOrnAna1.pri.v4, whole genome shotgun sequence DNA segment encodes these proteins:
- the AMIGO2 gene encoding LOW QUALITY PROTEIN: amphoterin-induced protein 2 (The sequence of the model RefSeq protein was modified relative to this genomic sequence to represent the inferred CDS: deleted 2 bases in 2 codons) yields the protein MSFRFQTLPTVLGAVKLDRRDLLCLAVMVTTVGAGAPGTCPSACVCATDVVSCAGESLAEVPADLYRHVKRLDLSHNRIGWLDPEWMPALLELNALIVRQNNITGISAGSFSSTPNLRCLDLSSNKLRTLGSPVFQELKLLEVLLLYNNRIAHLDPAAFGGLPRLRKLYLSGNALTRFPLDLYVGKFKLPQLGFLDVSHNRLSALPIHRLHLVATKQLSGVYLHGNPFVCDCALYSLFTSWYRRHFSAVTDFKSEYTCHLRSDPKGSSKQPLMQDGFLNCSDGSAGVSLGSVHEAQVGEKFIVRCDSKLSDSSTDFVWILPGERALEPGREMENFRVFPNGSLEIESARFEDAGVYSCIAVDRQRPVNETVEVRINVNNFTQSKSHAHEAFNTAFTTLAACVASIVLVLLYLYLTPCPCQCKAKRQKRKPNQNSVVLNAVPPGDPPVDERKPGTGKRVVFLEPLKDPGPGQNGKVRLFSGEPAIAESILKTTRVKSDSDSINSVFSDTPFVAPS from the exons ATGTCTTTTCGGTTCCAGACGCTGCCTACGGTCCTCGGAGCTGTCAAACTGGACCGCAGAGATCTGCTCTGCCTGGCGGTGATGGTCACGACCGTCGGGGCCGGCGCTCCCGGGACGTGCCCCTCGGCCTGCGTCTGTGCCACCGACGTCGTGAGCTGCGCCGGCGAGAGTCTGGCCGAGGTGCCGGCCGACCTTTACCGACACGTGAAGAGGCTGGATCTGAGTCACAACCGAATCGGGTGGCTGGACCCCGAGTGGATGCCGGCGCTCCTCGAGCTGAACGCCTTGATCGTGCGGCAGAATAACATCACCGGCATCTCCGCGGGCAGTTTTTCCTCCACCCCGAACCTGAGGTGTCTGGATTTGTCCTCCAACAAGCTCAGGACCCTGGGGAGCCCCGTGTTCCAGGAGCTGAAGCTGCTGGAAGTCCTGTTGCTCTACAATAATCGGATCGCCCACCTCGATCCGGCTGCCTTTGGGGGACTCCCCAGGTTGCGGAAGTTGTACCTGAGCGGAAACGCGCTCACCCGCTTTCCCCTGGACTTATACGTTGGGAAGTTCAAGCTCCCCCAACTTGGGTTTCTGGACGTGTCCCATAACCGCCTGTCCGCGCTGCCCATCCACCGCCTACATTTAGTGGCGACCAAACAACTTAGCGGCGTTTACCTTCACGGGAACCCGTTTGTCTGCGACTGTGCTCTCTACTCCCTGTTCACCTCTTGGTATCGAAGGCACTTCAGCGCCGTGACGGATTTC AAAAGCGAATACACCTGTCATTTGCGGTCAGACCCGAAGGGCTCCTCTAAGCAGCCCCTGATGCAGGACGGCTTTTTGAACTGCTCCGACGGCAGTGCCGGCGTctccctgggctctgtccacgaggcccAAGTTGGGGAGAAGTTCATCGTCCGCTGCGACAGCAAACTGAGCGACTCGAGCACGGATTTCGTTTGGATCCTCCCGGGCGAGAGAGCCCTGGAGCCCGGACGAGAGATGGAGAACTTCAGAGTGTTTCCTAATGGCAGCCTGGAGATAGAAAGCGCACGCTTCGAGGACGCGGGCGTTTATTCGTGCATCGCCGTCGATAGGCAGAGACCGGTCAACGAAACCGTGGAAGTGAGGATCAACGTGAACAACTTCACCCAGAGCAAATCACACGCCCACGaagccttcaatacggctttcaCCACCCTCGCTGCCTGTGTCGCCAGTATCGTCTTGGTGTTGCTTTATCTCTACCTGACTCCGTGCCCCTGTCAGTGTAAAGCaaagaggcagaaaaggaagCCGAACCAAAACAGTGTCGTTCTCAACGCGGTTCCGCCGGGCGACCCCCCGGTCGATGAGCGGAAGCCGGGGACTGGTAAAAGAGTGGTCTTTCTGGAACCTCTGAAAGATCCAGGACCTGGACAGAATGGAAAAGTGAGATTGTTCTCCGGGGAGCCCGCCATCGCC GAGAGCATCTTAAAGACGACCCGGGTAAAATCGGACTCGGATTCAATCAATTCAGTGTTTTCGGATACCCCCTTTGTGGCGCCCTCTTAA